The Candidatus Bathyarchaeota archaeon genome has a segment encoding these proteins:
- a CDS encoding HAD family hydrolase, translated as MIEAILFDLGGTLIKTASPHIILEKILAAHGIQSQPERIFKAYEESSLEIKPEEYLLPYEDFWRLFNGRILRKIGVQDDGRLADAITTEWWDNADLSLYPDVRETLKEIRKLGLKTGIVTNGYSDDITEVLRRTYLDGQFEVLIGADSVGARKPSPAIFLYATDKLRVYPSNVLFVGDDLKMDYNGAEKAGLKPLLIDREGLVRASVRKVSSLREILNHI; from the coding sequence TCGATCTCGGAGGCACCTTGATAAAGACTGCATCGCCTCACATAATCCTTGAAAAGATTCTAGCCGCCCATGGGATTCAAAGTCAGCCGGAGAGAATCTTTAAGGCATATGAGGAATCAAGCTTGGAGATTAAACCTGAGGAATACCTTCTGCCCTATGAAGATTTCTGGAGACTATTCAATGGAAGAATACTCCGCAAGATTGGCGTACAGGATGACGGCAGGCTAGCTGACGCGATAACCACCGAATGGTGGGACAATGCTGACCTCTCACTTTATCCAGATGTTAGGGAAACGCTGAAGGAGATCAGAAAATTAGGTCTTAAAACAGGGATAGTAACAAACGGATACTCAGACGACATCACCGAGGTTCTCCGAAGGACTTACTTGGATGGGCAGTTCGAGGTTCTTATAGGAGCCGATTCGGTAGGGGCGCGGAAACCGAGCCCCGCAATATTCTTGTATGCAACCGATAAGCTTAGAGTGTATCCCTCAAATGTCCTCTTTGTCGGAGATGATCTTAAGATGGATTATAATGGTGCTGAGAAGGCTGGTCTCAAACCGCTTTTGATCGACAGAGAAGGCTTGGTGAGGGCTAGTGTCAGAAAGGTTAGCAGTTTAAGAGAGATATTAAACCATATCTGA